The DNA window GATCACATTTCTGTTTCAAACGAATATCTTCTGCTTTAAACCGCGACATAATCGTTACTAATTATTTAGAGGCGCAAATTAAATAGCGGGAGGCGCAGTGAGTGTGGACGTACAGCCAAGCCATGTTGACCAGATTAAGCAAATTAATATCGGTTTGGTCTATCGTCTGATTGATCAATATGGGCCTATTTCACGTATTGCACTCTCTAAAAAAGCGCAGTTGGCTCCTGCCAGTATTACAAAGATCACACGAGAGCTACTTGATGCTCACTTAGTGAAAGAAGTCGAGTTCCCTGATTTAGGGTTTCGTGGACGTCCAGCGACCGGATTGAAAGTTGATAGTCAAGGGTGGCAATTTCTGTGTATACGTATTGATAATGGTAGTGTCGTATTTGGGCTTCGGGATTTAAGTAATAACCTGGTTGCTGAACAAGAATTACCCTTTCTTGCATCCGAAAACCAAGGTTTTCTGGACGATCTTGCTGCCCTGATTGACGGTTTTTTCTTTCGGTATCAATCTCGTCTTGAGCGTTTGACTGCTATCAGTATTACCACTAATGCGATTGTTGACCCGATTAATGGAATTGTTCATAGCTCACCGTATTACAATATCCAGAACCTTCCTCTTGGGTCTTTCTTATATCGGTGTATCGGAGTGCCTGTTTTTTTGCAACATGGTATTACTGCGTGGACAATTGCAGAATCTTTATACGGGGCAGGGAAGAATTGTCAGAATATTATCCAGGTTGTCATTGATGATAATGTCGGTGTCGGTATTATGACAGCCGGGCGAATACTTCATGCAGGAAATCAAAGTGTTGTCGAAATAGGGCATAC is part of the Xenorhabdus cabanillasii genome and encodes:
- the mlc gene encoding sugar metabolism global transcriptional regulator Mlc, translated to MSVDVQPSHVDQIKQINIGLVYRLIDQYGPISRIALSKKAQLAPASITKITRELLDAHLVKEVEFPDLGFRGRPATGLKVDSQGWQFLCIRIDNGSVVFGLRDLSNNLVAEQELPFLASENQGFLDDLAALIDGFFFRYQSRLERLTAISITTNAIVDPINGIVHSSPYYNIQNLPLGSFLYRCIGVPVFLQHGITAWTIAESLYGAGKNCQNIIQVVIDDNVGVGIMTAGRILHAGNQSVVEIGHTQVEPDGEHCYCGNTGCLETVVGIKNILIKARQLAEKQPDSLMSTKIPLTIQLLCQAAQQGDLLAVEIIRDVGRRIGNIIAVMVNIFNPDKILIGSPLNAAQHILYPVIQKKITQLSLPGYSQKVDIVATEFTNSGTLPAASLIKQSLYNGQLLLEIMQG